In one Phalacrocorax carbo chromosome 16, bPhaCar2.1, whole genome shotgun sequence genomic region, the following are encoded:
- the COG1 gene encoding conserved oligomeric Golgi complex subunit 1 isoform X1 has translation MAARGAEAEALFEAHTAAELRAVERRLRAGIEQKREELRQMVGERYRDLIEAADTIAEMRLSAERLLGAVRGLQRGGAARPAPPAAARPPAQESFYRAAAQLKLLLDVPEKVWGAVEAGRYLPAARLHLLGGHLRRQLQLDVPRASPVLARFPILLRQVAAASHLRSTILQESKSLLKSQTVSDQAVAEALCAIMLLEDSSPRQALADFLLARKLAIQQLLNQPHHGAGIKAQVCSLMELLTTTLYQAHALFYTVPEGTLPDPALPCGLLFSTLESTTGQHPAGRGGVLENEVKLSSWFRYLPESVVEFQPALRTLAHPISQDYLRDTLQKWITMCSDDIRAGVSNLLVYVKSMKGLAGIRDAVWELLTSESISQNWEAVCCRLLDKPVSFWEDLLQQLFLDRLETLTKEGFDSISSSSKQLLTLALQELEVKSSTSALSKHIQFEHNVALFLWSESSSDLPSDAAWVNVANRGQFAKSGLSMKAQALTPCVQSFCSALDSKLKARLDDLLFYLPADSSAAKEAAPMVQLRSAFDRYADAGTVEGLLRDHCVACIHHVLGCVCEELRSAQSLLGAQVDAPSDARLNAVLFMARLCQSLTELCPHLKQCILGQSGSTETALKETRSTKKLGKGKAQEVTPEQAKWQGVKAELLQQSLFAYQIWSSAVTKGLVQCFTRTLLLDTAGSVLATATNWDEIEIQEETESGNSVTSKIRLPVQPSWYVQCLLFSLCQEVNRVSGHTLPKVTLQELLRTCMAEVLAAYEKLVEEKQEKKAGTFPMTQNRALQLLYDLRYLSIILTAKSEEAKTSRIKHDSRIEKVTDFLEGHIDPFDLDVFTPHLNSNLNRLVQRTSVLFGLLTGTENQYMSRSGALSSQELHNILPLASSQIRFGLLPLSMSSSRKSKSATRSTERVQVPPPALRRAEDEASRPGSLFRQLVTEEEDTAAPSLFKLGWLSGMTK, from the exons ATGGCGGCGCGGGGTGCAGAGGCCGAGGCGCTGTTCGAGGCGCACACGGCGGCCGAGCTGCGTGCGGTGGAGCGGCGGCTGCGGGCCGGCATCGAGCAGAAGCGGGAAGAACTACGGCAGATGGTGGGAGAGCGGTACCGCGATCTCATCGAAGCGGCCGATACCATCGCCGAGATGCGCCTCAGCGCCGAGCGCCTCCTGGGCGCCGTGCGGGGCCTGcagcggggcggcgcggcccggcccgcccccccgGCGGCG GCTCGGCCACCGGCTCAGGAGAGCTTCTACCGGGCGGCGGCGCAGCTGAAGCTGTTGCTGGATGTCCCCGAGAAGGTGTGGGGTGCCGTGGAGGCCGGCCGGTACCTGCCCGCCGCCCGGCTCCACCTGCTCGGGGGCCACCTCCGCCGCCAGCTGCAGCTCGACGTGCCCCGCGCCAGCCCCGTCCTCGCACGCTTCCCCATCCTCCTGCGGCAAGTGGCTGCCGCCAGCCACCTCAG ATCCACCATCCTGCAGGAGAGCAAGTCCCTGCTGAAGAGCCAGACCGTGTCAGACCAGGCGGTGGCAGAAGCCCTCTGTGCCATCATGCTCCTGGAGGACAGCTCTCCTCGCCAGGCCCTTGCCGACTTCCTTCTGGCTAGGAAGCTGGCCATTCAGCAGCTTCTCAACCAGCCTCACCACG GTGCAGGTATAAAAGCTCAGGTGTGCTCACTGATGGAGCTGCTAACCACTACCCTGTACCAGGCTCATGCTCTCTTCTACACCGTGCCTGAAGGGACACTGCCAGACCCAGCCCTGCCTTGCGGCTTGCTCTTCTCAACCCTGGAGAGCACCACAGGCCAGCACCCAGCAG GGAGAGGTGGAGTTCTAGAGAATGAGGTGAAGCTGAGCAGCTGGTTCAGGTACCTCCCAGAGTCAGTGGTGGAGTTCCAGCCAGCCCTGCGGACCCTGGCACACCCCATCAGCCAGGACTACCTCAGAGACACACTGCAGAAGTGGATCACCAT GTGCAGCGATGACATCAGGGCCGGGGTCAGCAACCTGCTCGTCTATGTGAAGAGCATGAAAGGCCTCGCGGGGATTCGCGATGCGGTGTGGGAGCTGCTCACGAGCGAGTCCATAAGCCAGAACTGGGAAGCGGTGTGCTGTCGCCTTCTGGACAAGCCTGTTTCCTTCTGGGAggatctgctgcagcagctgttcctggacaggctggag ACACTGACCAAAGAAGGGTTTGACTCCATCTCAAGCAGCTCCAAACAGCTTCTCACCTTAGCTTTACAGGAACTTGAAGTGAAATCCAGCACCTCTGCCCTGAGCAAGCACATCCAGTTTGAACACAACGTGGCCCTGTTCCTGTGGTCAGAGAGCTCCAGCGACCTGCCTTCTGATGCCGCTTGGGTCAACGTGGCAAATCGCGGCCAGTTCGCCAAGAGCGGCCTGTCCATGAAGGCCCAGGCACTCACGCCGTGCGTGCAGAGCTTCTGCTCGGCTCTGGACTCAAAGCtgaaggccaggttggacgaTCTCCTGTTCTACCTTCCTGCGGACTCCTCGGCTGCCAAGGAGGCCGCTCCTATGGTGCAGCTGCGCTCTGCCTTCGACCGCTATGCTGATGCTGGCACGGTGGAGGGGCTGCTCCGCGACCACTGTGTCGCCTGCATTCACCATGTGCTGGGCTGCGTATGTGAAGAGCTTCGGAGTGCCCAGAGCCTGCTGGGGGCACAGGTGGATGCTCCCAGCGATGCCAGACTCAATGCTGTCCTCTTCATGGCGAGACTCTGCCAGTCTCTGACCGAGCTCTGCCCTCACCTGAAGCAGTGTATCCTGGGCCAGTCGGGCAGCACAGAGACGGCGCTGAAGGAAACGCGCTCCACCaagaagctggggaaggggaaagccCAGGAAGTGACTCCCGAGCAGGCCAAGTGGCAAGGGGTAAAAgcagagctcctgcagcagagcctgtTTGCTTACCAGATCTGGAGCTCAGCTGTCACCAAA GGTCTGGTTCAGTGCTTTACCCGCACGTTGCTGCTGGACACAGCTGGCTCTGTCCTGGCCACAGCTACCAACTGGGATGAAATTGAAATTCAGGAGGAGACAGAGTCTGGAAACAGTGTAACATCAAAGATCCGGCTGCCTGTGCAG CCATCCTGGTACGTCCAGTGCCTCCTCTTCAGCCTGTGCCAAGAGGTGAACCGGGTCAGTGGTCACACTCTTCCCAAAGTCAccttgcaggagctgctgaggaCCTGCATGGCAGAAGTGCTTGCTGCCTATGAAAAGCTTGtggaagagaagcaggagaAG AAAGCAGGCACCTTCCCCATGACCCAGAACAGAGCTCTGCAGTTACTCTACGATCTGCGGTACCTGAGTATCATCTTGACGGCGAAGAGCGAGGAAGCAAAAACTAGCAGGATCAAGCATGACTCCAG GATCGAGAAGGTGACAGACTTCCTGGAGGGACACATAGATCCGTTTGACTTGGATGTTTTCACTCCACACTTGAACAGCAACCTTAATCGCCTGGTTCAGCGAACCTCC GTTCTCTTCGGTTTGCTGACCGGGACGGAGAACCAGTACATGAGCAGGAGCGGTGCTCTGAGCTCCCAGGAGCTGCACAACATCTTGCCGTTAGCATCCAGCCAGATCAG ATTTGGACTTCTGCCGCTGAGTATGTCAAGCTCACGAAAGAGCAAGTCTGCTACCAGGAGCACAGAAAGAGTTCAG GTTCCACCTCCTGCACTCAGAAGAGCAGAAGACGAGGCATCGCGCCCTGGCTCTTTGTTCAGGCAGCTTGtaacagaggaggaagac
- the COG1 gene encoding conserved oligomeric Golgi complex subunit 1 isoform X2, producing MAARGAEAEALFEAHTAAELRAVERRLRAGIEQKREELRQMVGERYRDLIEAADTIAEMRLSAERLLGAVRGLQRGGAARPAPPAAARPPAQESFYRAAAQLKLLLDVPEKVWGAVEAGRYLPAARLHLLGGHLRRQLQLDVPRASPVLARFPILLRQVAAASHLRSTILQESKSLLKSQTVSDQAVAEALCAIMLLEDSSPRQALADFLLARKLAIQQLLNQPHHGAGIKAQVCSLMELLTTTLYQAHALFYTVPEGTLPDPALPCGLLFSTLESTTGQHPAGRGGVLENEVKLSSWFRYLPESVVEFQPALRTLAHPISQDYLRDTLQKWITMCSDDIRAGVSNLLVYVKSMKGLAGIRDAVWELLTSESISQNWEAVCCRLLDKPVSFWEDLLQQLFLDRLETLTKEGFDSISSSSKQLLTLALQELEVKSSTSALSKHIQFEHNVALFLWSESSSDLPSDAAWVNVANRGQFAKSGLSMKAQALTPCVQSFCSALDSKLKARLDDLLFYLPADSSAAKEAAPMVQLRSAFDRYADAGTVEGLLRDHCVACIHHVLGCVCEELRSAQSLLGAQVDAPSDARLNAVLFMARLCQSLTELCPHLKQCILGQSGSTETALKETRSTKKLGKGKAQEVTPEQAKWQGVKAELLQQSLFAYQIWSSAVTKGLVQCFTRTLLLDTAGSVLATATNWDEIEIQEETESGNSVTSKIRLPVQPSWYVQCLLFSLCQEVNRVSGHTLPKVTLQELLRTCMAEVLAAYEKLVEEKQEKKAGTFPMTQNRALQLLYDLRYLSIILTAKSEEAKTSRIKHDSRIEKVTDFLEGHIDPFDLDVFTPHLNSNLNRLVQRTSVLFGLLTGTENQYMSRSGALSSQELHNILPLASSQIRFGLLPLSMSSSRKSKSATRSTERVQCDADL from the exons ATGGCGGCGCGGGGTGCAGAGGCCGAGGCGCTGTTCGAGGCGCACACGGCGGCCGAGCTGCGTGCGGTGGAGCGGCGGCTGCGGGCCGGCATCGAGCAGAAGCGGGAAGAACTACGGCAGATGGTGGGAGAGCGGTACCGCGATCTCATCGAAGCGGCCGATACCATCGCCGAGATGCGCCTCAGCGCCGAGCGCCTCCTGGGCGCCGTGCGGGGCCTGcagcggggcggcgcggcccggcccgcccccccgGCGGCG GCTCGGCCACCGGCTCAGGAGAGCTTCTACCGGGCGGCGGCGCAGCTGAAGCTGTTGCTGGATGTCCCCGAGAAGGTGTGGGGTGCCGTGGAGGCCGGCCGGTACCTGCCCGCCGCCCGGCTCCACCTGCTCGGGGGCCACCTCCGCCGCCAGCTGCAGCTCGACGTGCCCCGCGCCAGCCCCGTCCTCGCACGCTTCCCCATCCTCCTGCGGCAAGTGGCTGCCGCCAGCCACCTCAG ATCCACCATCCTGCAGGAGAGCAAGTCCCTGCTGAAGAGCCAGACCGTGTCAGACCAGGCGGTGGCAGAAGCCCTCTGTGCCATCATGCTCCTGGAGGACAGCTCTCCTCGCCAGGCCCTTGCCGACTTCCTTCTGGCTAGGAAGCTGGCCATTCAGCAGCTTCTCAACCAGCCTCACCACG GTGCAGGTATAAAAGCTCAGGTGTGCTCACTGATGGAGCTGCTAACCACTACCCTGTACCAGGCTCATGCTCTCTTCTACACCGTGCCTGAAGGGACACTGCCAGACCCAGCCCTGCCTTGCGGCTTGCTCTTCTCAACCCTGGAGAGCACCACAGGCCAGCACCCAGCAG GGAGAGGTGGAGTTCTAGAGAATGAGGTGAAGCTGAGCAGCTGGTTCAGGTACCTCCCAGAGTCAGTGGTGGAGTTCCAGCCAGCCCTGCGGACCCTGGCACACCCCATCAGCCAGGACTACCTCAGAGACACACTGCAGAAGTGGATCACCAT GTGCAGCGATGACATCAGGGCCGGGGTCAGCAACCTGCTCGTCTATGTGAAGAGCATGAAAGGCCTCGCGGGGATTCGCGATGCGGTGTGGGAGCTGCTCACGAGCGAGTCCATAAGCCAGAACTGGGAAGCGGTGTGCTGTCGCCTTCTGGACAAGCCTGTTTCCTTCTGGGAggatctgctgcagcagctgttcctggacaggctggag ACACTGACCAAAGAAGGGTTTGACTCCATCTCAAGCAGCTCCAAACAGCTTCTCACCTTAGCTTTACAGGAACTTGAAGTGAAATCCAGCACCTCTGCCCTGAGCAAGCACATCCAGTTTGAACACAACGTGGCCCTGTTCCTGTGGTCAGAGAGCTCCAGCGACCTGCCTTCTGATGCCGCTTGGGTCAACGTGGCAAATCGCGGCCAGTTCGCCAAGAGCGGCCTGTCCATGAAGGCCCAGGCACTCACGCCGTGCGTGCAGAGCTTCTGCTCGGCTCTGGACTCAAAGCtgaaggccaggttggacgaTCTCCTGTTCTACCTTCCTGCGGACTCCTCGGCTGCCAAGGAGGCCGCTCCTATGGTGCAGCTGCGCTCTGCCTTCGACCGCTATGCTGATGCTGGCACGGTGGAGGGGCTGCTCCGCGACCACTGTGTCGCCTGCATTCACCATGTGCTGGGCTGCGTATGTGAAGAGCTTCGGAGTGCCCAGAGCCTGCTGGGGGCACAGGTGGATGCTCCCAGCGATGCCAGACTCAATGCTGTCCTCTTCATGGCGAGACTCTGCCAGTCTCTGACCGAGCTCTGCCCTCACCTGAAGCAGTGTATCCTGGGCCAGTCGGGCAGCACAGAGACGGCGCTGAAGGAAACGCGCTCCACCaagaagctggggaaggggaaagccCAGGAAGTGACTCCCGAGCAGGCCAAGTGGCAAGGGGTAAAAgcagagctcctgcagcagagcctgtTTGCTTACCAGATCTGGAGCTCAGCTGTCACCAAA GGTCTGGTTCAGTGCTTTACCCGCACGTTGCTGCTGGACACAGCTGGCTCTGTCCTGGCCACAGCTACCAACTGGGATGAAATTGAAATTCAGGAGGAGACAGAGTCTGGAAACAGTGTAACATCAAAGATCCGGCTGCCTGTGCAG CCATCCTGGTACGTCCAGTGCCTCCTCTTCAGCCTGTGCCAAGAGGTGAACCGGGTCAGTGGTCACACTCTTCCCAAAGTCAccttgcaggagctgctgaggaCCTGCATGGCAGAAGTGCTTGCTGCCTATGAAAAGCTTGtggaagagaagcaggagaAG AAAGCAGGCACCTTCCCCATGACCCAGAACAGAGCTCTGCAGTTACTCTACGATCTGCGGTACCTGAGTATCATCTTGACGGCGAAGAGCGAGGAAGCAAAAACTAGCAGGATCAAGCATGACTCCAG GATCGAGAAGGTGACAGACTTCCTGGAGGGACACATAGATCCGTTTGACTTGGATGTTTTCACTCCACACTTGAACAGCAACCTTAATCGCCTGGTTCAGCGAACCTCC GTTCTCTTCGGTTTGCTGACCGGGACGGAGAACCAGTACATGAGCAGGAGCGGTGCTCTGAGCTCCCAGGAGCTGCACAACATCTTGCCGTTAGCATCCAGCCAGATCAG ATTTGGACTTCTGCCGCTGAGTATGTCAAGCTCACGAAAGAGCAAGTCTGCTACCAGGAGCACAGAAAGAGTTCAG TGCGATGCTGACCTTTAA